A genome region from Bombus pyrosoma isolate SC7728 linkage group LG14, ASM1482585v1, whole genome shotgun sequence includes the following:
- the LOC122575138 gene encoding uncharacterized protein LOC122575138 isoform X1, whose translation MTYRLLRCMINFNGVSKRENGTRDTQIHWSLKEKIEEDAVITNPKRQEGTQNAPRKHSLARDAEKSLRSRSSLECPGYFADQLSVAQEIRGNLTIRVKNESRGFHLNNLSYAGPIVMGVGGFIVVAACVMTFEARDNAAKVVPARFRFNQTSTIKNTRNQRNRRSTSSQTTKWDHQLGVFKVNRSPSPSIHEVSRKQLTAEFLQFSKELSEKQTGHSIKKSPSAPTLIEKKSPRKRTPKYAGCALLNPELLQRHALSVDNPSYSPHQVSRESLDQQKMGGSQVSMAMDLHIPNKGPVTLKVKDRSDTARRHQLLRQTKVDYVEEVEEAVKSPTGRGYSPKLSGAYSKYPDDFVPRKRNSIDIRLFEELTASKDLTKISPRDFRKISSPSFHKMSFDKVGSERRIERMMGQRKASLEFRKSPDFRRGDYRKLSVDRFSIDCTKYLSDEVEMRSRASSGENLKRQRQAKLHHSRSDDNKRASFEKQQKDAQSSRYSLNTQAVIESGGSESEFKYFTAASLDTEESRADNSDDSHAIDVDEPIAANVSSDGPTEVDALLEEPELENVPEIEVETPRDELDETETRNEVSLITENLICNNQVSKKQEQKKNIRSDDAILHDFVKSKGTTLYIEDDEV comes from the exons atgacaTACAGACTACTTCGTTGTATGATAAATTTCAACGGAGTTTCGAAGAGAGAAAATGGTACAAGAGACACGCAAATACATTGgtcgttaaaagaaaaaatagaagaagatgCTGTGATAACAAATCCGAAGAGGCAGGAAG GAACGCAAAATGCCCCAAGGAAGCATTCACTGGCAAGGGACGCAGAGAAGAGCCTGCGGTCCAGGAGCTCACTGGAATGTCCAG GATACTTCGCAGATCAACTGTCCGTGGCACAAGAAATCAGAGGTAATCTAACGATAAGAGTGAAGAATGAATCACGTGGGTTCCATCTAAATAACCTCAGTTATGCTGGTCCGATCGTAATGGGAGTAGGAG gttttatcgtagtagcaGCCTGTGTAATGACCTTCGAGGCTCGTGATAACGCTGCCAAAGTGGTGCCGGCTCGTTTTCGCTTTAATCAAACGTCGACAATAAAAAACACAAGAAATCAACGGAATCGTAGGTCTACATCTAGTCAAACAACCAAATGGGATCACCAACTCGGCGTGTTCAAAGTAAACAGAAGTCCAAGTCCAAGCATACACGAAGTCTCTAGGAAACAATTGACCGCGGAATTCTTGCAATTCTCTAAAGAACTGAGCGAGAAACAGACTGGGCACTCGATTAAGAAAAGCCCCAGTGCACCAACGTTAATTGAGAAGAAATCACCTCGTAAAAGAACGCCAAAATACGCTGGATGTGCGTTATTAAATCCAGAATTGTTACAGAGGCATGCTCTTTCTGTTGATAATCCAAGCTACAGTCCTCATCAG GTCAGCAGAGAAAGTTTGGATCAACAAAAAATGGGAGGCAGCCAAGTTTCAATGGCGATGGATTTGCATATTCCTAATAAAGGTCCAGTTACGTTGAAAGTTAAAGATAGATCGGATACTGCGAGACGTCATCAACTGCTTCGACAAACGAAAGTTGATTATGTCGAAGAAGTTGAGGAAGCAGTTAAATCCCCGACGGGTCGTGGTTATTCGCCTAAGTTATCAG GTGCCTACAGCAAATACCCAGACGATTTTGTaccgagaaaaagaaactcgaTAGATATAAGATTATTTGAGGAATTGACCGCGTCGAAAGATCTTACTAAAATATCCCCCAGAGACTTTCGTAAAATCTCCTCTCCGAGCTTCCATAAAATGTCATTTGACAAAGTTGGAAGCGAACGTAGAATTGAAAGAATGATGGGCCAACGTAAAGCTAGCCTGGAGTTCAGGAAGAGTCCCGATTTTCGCAGAGGGGATTATAG AAAATTGTCAGTGGACAGATTCTCCATTGATTGCACGAAATACCTATCTGACGAGGTGGAAATGAGGTCAAGGGCAAGCAGTGGTGAAAATCTAAAACGACAACGACAAGCAAAACTGCACCATTCTAGGTCGGACGACAATAAGAGAGCATCTTTCGAGAAACAGCAGAAAGACGCGCAATCAAGCAGATACTCTTTGAACACGCAAGCTGTTATCGAAAGTGGTGGATCCGAATCCGAGTTCAAGTATTTCACGGCAGCATCTCTCGACACTGAAGAAAGTCGAGCAGACAATTCTGACGATAGCCATGCGATCGATGTCGATGAACCTATCGCCGCGAATGTATCGTCCGATGGACCGACTGAAGTTGATGCCTTACTTGAGGAACCTGAATTAGAAAATGTCCCGGAGATAGAGGTAGAAACGCCGAGGGATGAATTGGACGAGACTGAAACACGCAATGAAGTTTCATTAATAACCGAAAATTTGATATGTAACAATCAAGTATCGAAGAAACaagaacagaaaaagaatattcgtaGCGATGATGCGATATTGCatgattttgtaaaaagcAAAGGAACTACTTTGTATATAGAGGATGATGAAGTTTGA
- the LOC122575138 gene encoding uncharacterized protein LOC122575138 isoform X2: protein MPQGSIHWQGTQRRACGPGAHWNVQVVRGKVTTRCLWYACKALGIGLLLMLLGACMATIGYFADQLSVAQEIRGNLTIRVKNESRGFHLNNLSYAGPIVMGVGGFIVVAACVMTFEARDNAAKVVPARFRFNQTSTIKNTRNQRNRRSTSSQTTKWDHQLGVFKVNRSPSPSIHEVSRKQLTAEFLQFSKELSEKQTGHSIKKSPSAPTLIEKKSPRKRTPKYAGCALLNPELLQRHALSVDNPSYSPHQVSRESLDQQKMGGSQVSMAMDLHIPNKGPVTLKVKDRSDTARRHQLLRQTKVDYVEEVEEAVKSPTGRGYSPKLSGAYSKYPDDFVPRKRNSIDIRLFEELTASKDLTKISPRDFRKISSPSFHKMSFDKVGSERRIERMMGQRKASLEFRKSPDFRRGDYRKLSVDRFSIDCTKYLSDEVEMRSRASSGENLKRQRQAKLHHSRSDDNKRASFEKQQKDAQSSRYSLNTQAVIESGGSESEFKYFTAASLDTEESRADNSDDSHAIDVDEPIAANVSSDGPTEVDALLEEPELENVPEIEVETPRDELDETETRNEVSLITENLICNNQVSKKQEQKKNIRSDDAILHDFVKSKGTTLYIEDDEV, encoded by the exons ATGCCCCAAGGAAGCATTCACTGGCAAGGGACGCAGAGAAGAGCCTGCGGTCCAGGAGCTCACTGGAATGTCCAG GTGGTGAGAGGCAAAGTGACAACGCGGTGTTTGTGGTACGCCTGCAAAGCTCTCGGAATTGGTCTACTACTAATGCTTTTAGGAGCTTGCATGGCGACCATAG GATACTTCGCAGATCAACTGTCCGTGGCACAAGAAATCAGAGGTAATCTAACGATAAGAGTGAAGAATGAATCACGTGGGTTCCATCTAAATAACCTCAGTTATGCTGGTCCGATCGTAATGGGAGTAGGAG gttttatcgtagtagcaGCCTGTGTAATGACCTTCGAGGCTCGTGATAACGCTGCCAAAGTGGTGCCGGCTCGTTTTCGCTTTAATCAAACGTCGACAATAAAAAACACAAGAAATCAACGGAATCGTAGGTCTACATCTAGTCAAACAACCAAATGGGATCACCAACTCGGCGTGTTCAAAGTAAACAGAAGTCCAAGTCCAAGCATACACGAAGTCTCTAGGAAACAATTGACCGCGGAATTCTTGCAATTCTCTAAAGAACTGAGCGAGAAACAGACTGGGCACTCGATTAAGAAAAGCCCCAGTGCACCAACGTTAATTGAGAAGAAATCACCTCGTAAAAGAACGCCAAAATACGCTGGATGTGCGTTATTAAATCCAGAATTGTTACAGAGGCATGCTCTTTCTGTTGATAATCCAAGCTACAGTCCTCATCAG GTCAGCAGAGAAAGTTTGGATCAACAAAAAATGGGAGGCAGCCAAGTTTCAATGGCGATGGATTTGCATATTCCTAATAAAGGTCCAGTTACGTTGAAAGTTAAAGATAGATCGGATACTGCGAGACGTCATCAACTGCTTCGACAAACGAAAGTTGATTATGTCGAAGAAGTTGAGGAAGCAGTTAAATCCCCGACGGGTCGTGGTTATTCGCCTAAGTTATCAG GTGCCTACAGCAAATACCCAGACGATTTTGTaccgagaaaaagaaactcgaTAGATATAAGATTATTTGAGGAATTGACCGCGTCGAAAGATCTTACTAAAATATCCCCCAGAGACTTTCGTAAAATCTCCTCTCCGAGCTTCCATAAAATGTCATTTGACAAAGTTGGAAGCGAACGTAGAATTGAAAGAATGATGGGCCAACGTAAAGCTAGCCTGGAGTTCAGGAAGAGTCCCGATTTTCGCAGAGGGGATTATAG AAAATTGTCAGTGGACAGATTCTCCATTGATTGCACGAAATACCTATCTGACGAGGTGGAAATGAGGTCAAGGGCAAGCAGTGGTGAAAATCTAAAACGACAACGACAAGCAAAACTGCACCATTCTAGGTCGGACGACAATAAGAGAGCATCTTTCGAGAAACAGCAGAAAGACGCGCAATCAAGCAGATACTCTTTGAACACGCAAGCTGTTATCGAAAGTGGTGGATCCGAATCCGAGTTCAAGTATTTCACGGCAGCATCTCTCGACACTGAAGAAAGTCGAGCAGACAATTCTGACGATAGCCATGCGATCGATGTCGATGAACCTATCGCCGCGAATGTATCGTCCGATGGACCGACTGAAGTTGATGCCTTACTTGAGGAACCTGAATTAGAAAATGTCCCGGAGATAGAGGTAGAAACGCCGAGGGATGAATTGGACGAGACTGAAACACGCAATGAAGTTTCATTAATAACCGAAAATTTGATATGTAACAATCAAGTATCGAAGAAACaagaacagaaaaagaatattcgtaGCGATGATGCGATATTGCatgattttgtaaaaagcAAAGGAACTACTTTGTATATAGAGGATGATGAAGTTTGA